The DNA sequence AAAAGCTTGTTTGAAATTTCGCCTTGAAATATTATTATTGTTCCTTTTGTATAATGCCTTTTTTCAAATCCTTCGACAAGTTGAGCCAATTCTTGTTCAGTAAGGGTGTCAAAAAAATCTGACTGCCGAATAACTTCTTTTGCCCAATTAGAGTCTTTAACTGTTAGTTCCATAAATCACCTTATTTTGAATATTAACTGCATGTTAAAGTTATGAAAGTTTAGAAAGTAAAAACTGAACGACAAATCGTAAACAACGTGTAAAAGTTAAGAAAGTTATGAACGTTATGAAGGTTTTGAGTCTTAAACTTTTTAACTTTTAACTTTATAACTTTCTTAACGCCTCTTATTACGTTAAGTCGCAAGCTGTTTTGCTAAATTATGCAGTTCTTTATCAAACAATTTTTTGTTCTTTATAGCAGTTGAAACAGGAATATCGCTAACTGCCCCCTTACTAAAAACTACAAGACGATTTTTTTTACCCTTAAGGAGTAAACTAACTGCATAAGCTCCGAACTGGCAGGCAAGCATTCTTGATCTTGAAGTAGGAACTCCTCCCCGTTGAATATAGCCTAAAGTGCTTACCCTAACTTCAGCGCCGATTTCTTTATTAATTCTATCGGCAAGGTCATAAGGATTTCCCACCCCTTCGGCAAAAACTATTATTACTGAAGTCTTTCCGCGGGAACGGTCCTTTCTTAAATCAGAAAGCAGATGAGGATAATTAATTTTAATTTCCGGAACTAAAATATATTCTGCACCTGCCGAAACGCCGATCGTTATCAATTGTGGCAGGAATGCAAATAACAGGTATTCCCTTTTTGCTGATTGAATACCCCGCATTCAGCGAGCCGTCCCCGCCGATAATTATTAATCCTTCTATTCCCAGGTGTTTTAACACATTAATTGCGCGGTTCATCCCGGTAGCGGTCTTTATTTCGGGGCAACGGCCGGTCCTTAATATTGTCCCGCCTTTATTTATAATACCGCTTACAGACC is a window from the Elusimicrobiota bacterium genome containing:
- a CDS encoding 6-phosphofructokinase translates to MRGIQSAKREYLLFAFLPQLITIGVSAGAEYILVPEIKINYPHLLSDLRKDRSRGKTSVIIVFAEGVGNPYDLADRINKEIGAEVRVSTLGYIQRGGVPTSRSRMLACQFGAYAVSLLLKGKKNRLVVFSKGAVSDIPVSTAIKNKKLFDKELHNLAKQLAT
- a CDS encoding 6-phosphofructokinase; translation: MKKIGVITSGGDAPGMNAAVRAVVREAIYKGLEVIGINRGFIGLLEDQFTRLDARSVSGIINKGGTILRTGRCPEIKTATGMNRAINVLKHLGIEGLIIIGGDGSLNAGYSISKKGIPVICIPATIDNDRRFGRCRIYFSSGN